From the Halococcus saccharolyticus DSM 5350 genome, the window GCTTACGAGTCGTCTCTCCCAACGAGTCGCTTGAGCGAGCGCCCGACACGCCGGGGTACCCAGAGATAGCGTTCGAGGGGAGAGGACGAACAGTCGAACTCGGTCGCGTTTGAATCGTTCTCGGACATCGCTACTCCCTCAGTTAGCACCCGGAACGACGCCGGCGATGCCACCGCCGCGTTCCTCGAAGTACATGAAGTACGCCTGAACGAGGAACACGCCGCTGAAGACGACGTTCAAGATGGTAGTGTACCATCCGGGTTTGGTTCCGCCGACCGCCCCGCGTGCGGGGATCAGCCCAGCTCCGGCCCACACGGCGTGGATGACCACCCCGGCGACGGCCGCCGCCGCGAAGAAGAGAACGAACATGGTCGCGGCCATCCGCCAGCCGTAGAACTTCCGGTACATATCGACAATGTGTGGGACGATGAGGTCGGCGAAGATGTATGAGAGGACGCCGCCGAAGGGGATGCCGCCCTGCCAGAGCACCAGCGCGAAGGGGACGTTCGACACCGAGCAGACGAACGTGAGTACGCCGATAACGGCCCCGATGACGACACCGAAGACGATCCAGCCGACCGTTCCCTCGGGGAATATCGAGAACAGCTGCTGCCATGCCGACTCCGGGACGAATCCCTTGATCAGCGCCGCAATGATGAAGCCAGCGACGAGTTCCTTCCAAAGCATCTGCCACTCGCCGATAGCGTTCTTCGAGGCCTTCCGCCAGCCACGGAGCGTGAGCAGCTTCTCCTTCCACGAGTGGTTCTGCACCCAGTCTTCGTCCATTCCGTGACCACCTTCGTCGTCATCGAGGTTCCGAACGTGTTCGCGGGCGTCCTCGATCCAGCTCTCGGGCACGAGGTACTTGAACGCGCCCGCGAGCAGGACGATGAGCAGGGCTCCGCCGACGAAGTCGGCCACCATGAACGTCGGACTGAGGACGATCCAGATGACGATGCCGATCTCGATGACGAGGTTCGTGCTGGCGAACTCGTAGGCCGCGAGCGAGGTGGCAGCCGACGCCCCTTTTTTGAACAGGGATTTCGCCGTGGCGACCGCGCCGAACGAACAACTCGAAGAGATGAACCCGAAGCCAGAGGCGAGACCGATCTCGCGCCAGCTGTCACCGCCGATCATGTCGCCCATTCGCTCTTGGCTGACGAACGCCTGTATCGCCCCCGAGATGGTGAATCCGAGGACGATGGGCCACCACGTGATCCACACCATCTCGATGAGGAATCGTCCCGACTCGATCAGGCCCTGTTGAATCGCCATGGTTGAACAAGGAGTGTCCCGTTTACGTGGTTTTTCGCTAACGACCCAAAGGTCCGCAGCCACTAATATTGGTCTTTCAAAGGTAATCCATCGCATCAAACCGAAGGAAATGATCCCAATAGGCACCTCACCCCCAGTTAGTTCAATAGTCTTTCGCAGAGAACAGTAACACCTAGTTCAGAAATCACCGACCTGAATGAGATGGATTCATGAGCGAATTCTCAGTCTCACCTTGGTTCTAAAAGGCGAACTGAAATAGATGGCGAGGACGTACTGGCTGATATGGCCGGGAGCAGCCTGTCCCCTCTCGTTCGACGCTTCTCCGAACGGTCAGACTCTGGCAGTGGGCCACTTCCTCGCTGGCTGGCCCGCACTTCTGAATACGGCCTGTATGCGTTGCTCGCCGGGAGTGCGTTGATGGGGGTGGCGTTCCTGACCAATCCCGTTCCCGATCCATCGTTTCCATGGGCATCGCTACCAGAATCGCTTCGATTGTCGTACACGCAACCGCGGATCGAACACTGGCCAGTCACGTACACCGTCGGGTTGTGGCTGGTCGTCTTTTCGCTCCCTCTCGTGATTTTGCGTGCGTATCACCGATATGAGTCGGATGCTCGGTTCTCGGCGAGTGGGTGGCTAATGGCTCTCCCTGTGACCACCATGCTGGCGCTGACGACG encodes:
- a CDS encoding permease → MAIQQGLIESGRFLIEMVWITWWPIVLGFTISGAIQAFVSQERMGDMIGGDSWREIGLASGFGFISSSCSFGAVATAKSLFKKGASAATSLAAYEFASTNLVIEIGIVIWIVLSPTFMVADFVGGALLIVLLAGAFKYLVPESWIEDAREHVRNLDDDEGGHGMDEDWVQNHSWKEKLLTLRGWRKASKNAIGEWQMLWKELVAGFIIAALIKGFVPESAWQQLFSIFPEGTVGWIVFGVVIGAVIGVLTFVCSVSNVPFALVLWQGGIPFGGVLSYIFADLIVPHIVDMYRKFYGWRMAATMFVLFFAAAAVAGVVIHAVWAGAGLIPARGAVGGTKPGWYTTILNVVFSGVFLVQAYFMYFEERGGGIAGVVPGAN